In Anabaena sphaerica FACHB-251, the DNA window ACCAGCTGCTATACCTGCCGCTATGGGTAAACGCCCTTTAGAACCACCAAGAAGTCGTTGTAAGGTTTGGGTTAATACCCAAGCTACCCAAACGCCTATTACTCCCATGTTTAAAATATTTGCACCCAAGGCAGTGATACCACCATCAGCAAATAGCACTGCTTGAATAATTAAAACTGTTGCTATACATAACATTCCAGCCCAAGGACTACCTAAAATAATAGCGGCTAAAGCTCCTCCTAATAAGTGGCCGCTAGTGCCTCCCGCTACCGGAAAATTAATCATTTGGGCAGCAAAAATAAAGGCTGTGGTTAACCCTAGTACGGGAGCGCGACGAATGCCAAAAGCTGTTTGCGATCGCCCAAAGGACACAAATAAAGCTACCCCACTGGCTAAACTGGTAGCTGCTGCTACTGGCACTGAAATAAATCCATCTGGTATATGCATGAAAATCCCTATTTTTGCGTTTTCTTTACACTAATTTAAGCAATAGAATTACAACATCAAACGATACCAATTTTATAGCAAACTAAATTTTCCCTATTTTTACAATGCCCCATTGGAGGATTTTTGGGCTGAAACTTAGGGAATATTTATAATAAAAAATACATTCAAACTTGTATTTATTTGTGAAAATATAAATATTTGTAAAGTTCTGTAAAAAATCAGCTTCCTGACTTATTTAAAAAGTTGGGAATCTGAATCTTTAGAATTAATTAATTAAGCATGAATTATGTTTTCAATATCATCTGCTGTAGCTCAACCTTCCATTATTTATTGAAAATATGTATTAAGGGGTCTATCTTTAGTGACGGTTTTTGAAATAATTTTGTCATTTTCAGGACTGACGCAACTGGCATATTAGTAAGGTGCGTCAGATGTGAAAAATCGTTTAGTGACAGGATTTATGCAGTCTGACTCACCCCGCAAGAGATATGTAAATAACCAGAATGTCTACCACCATTTTGACTTGTGCGCTGATTTTATTTCTGAAAAAAAGCGCATCTTCATCAAAAATCGGTATGAGGTGGACAATGCACACCCTGGGACGAAAAAGTAACTTTTAATCTTACTAATTTCCCCTAACTGGTGGTTGTCTACGTTGCTGTATTAACAATCCAATTGTCATCCCAATGCCAACAATTGCTGTAAAATAAAATAAACTAATCAACCTTGTGGATATTGGTGGTGCTATCCCCTCAACTTCTACTAATTTCCCTACCTTTACAGGTAAAAATTGACGCGGAGAATCTTTGACAGGAGTAGCTTCTATTTCAACTTTATGAGGAGCGCCATCAAAAAATTGTTCTTGCCATATTAACTTCCCTTCTTGATTCGGAAATCCTTGATAAGTAAATACTGTTAAATCATTTTCTAAAGCAATAGTTTTCACATTTAAAACCACATCTTTAATTGCTTCTCCTGTATTGCTATCCTGCACCTCAACCGCTAAATTAGCAACTTTCCCTACAGTGGCGTTTTTGTCCCCTAAAACCTTAACTTCCAATCCTTGATTTTTCTGCACTGATGGGGCAATATTTTCTGTTTTGTGTTCATGTTCACTACCATGAGCTTCTGCAACTTCCGCAGTTATGTTAATAAATAATAAAGTGACAATCGCCACAGTCGTTAATGCACTTAATAACAAACGTACAGACTGAGGTGCAATTTCCCCTTCTCTCAGTTCCTCTTGTCCACCAATCACCCAACCACCTAACAAACCCACTGAAAATAAAATAGCCGCAACCACAGCCAAATATTTATATTTAATGGGATTTTCTCGCACATTTAAATTTAAACTTGCTTGATAAGGAGCAAAAGCATTCTTAACTAAAGGTGACACATTCACTTTTAATTGATAATTACCCCGAATCGGTAAAATCTGCTGAATTTCCAACTTACCATCCGGTGCAGCAGCTTCAATTTCTAACAGCTTTGTACCTTCAACAATAGGAAAATCTGTTGTTAACCAAGGATTACGGGGTGGTGTGAGAATTTCTAAATTAATTAAGGAATTTTCTAAGGATTTACCCGCAGCATCAACAGCTTGGAATGTGAAATTTACAGGAGATTGTTGTTTTTGCGTTCCTGCTTCAAAAGGAAGAATTTGTAATAATGGTGGGTTAGTTGAAAGTAATACTTGAGATTTAGGAATTTGGGCAACGCCCACAAAAGAATAAATAATTGATAGAGCAATAAAAACAGCACTAATAAATCCAAACAGGCGATATTTTTTCATCAGATTTTCTTCCCATAACTTATGATATGATTTGCATTTATTTTTAAGGAATGTAGAGATGCTTTTTTGACATCTCTACAAAACTTAAAATTTGGATTTGACAAGCAACAAAATTGGCGCAAAATTCACGCCCTTTTCAAAACCATCTTGTAACTATGATCCTTTAGTGACAAGCAACACCTAATGTATGGTGACGCGCTGAGTGTGCTGTATTATGAGCCGGAGGATAGTTGGAGAAAAAGACAGTCCAGATGACTAAAGACGATAACATCATATACAGCGTTACCTGAACAGGCTTAGATAGAGTAATACCTGCGGTCTTTTGCAATACTGAACTAGGAGAAAAAGCAGTCATTTTGGACCTCCCATAATTAGTTTAGGTAATCTATCAAATTAAAAGATATTTTGCCACTTAATTGCAAAAAAGATAGCGGATAGACTTTATATTGGATAATAGAGTATAAATTGTATTATATAAGTGAATCCGCGTATTTACATATCAGATAAATTTTTCTTCGTAGTGTTCGCATAGCGTCTCGTAGAAAGGGATTTATCGCTCTCTAGCAAGTTTTTAAAGGGCTAAAACCCTTACCCTTACTACAAGCTTTTTTATGGTTTCGATAATTATTGACAATGATTCTTAATTCCTATATTATACACAGAGATAATTGCAAATTATTTGCAATTTCCTTTATGCGCTTACCCTAATGAATCTCATGTCTGACAACTTTACTCTGGGTAAAGAGAAATTTTGGAATCGCCGTCAATTGCTAAAACTGGGGATAGCCGCTGGTGGTACGATTGGTGCAGCTGCACTTTGGCAGATGATGAATGTAAAAAACCATGCCAAGGTTAGAATTCCATCAATGGAAATGGACGCATCTACTAACAATGGTGTCAACCCCATGCAGATGCTACGCAATTTCGATTATGGAACACTCAAGCAAGAAAATGGCCGCACTATTCGAGAATTTCAGTTAACTGCTGGTACTTCCACAATTCAGCTTAACAGTGCTGTCTCATACAATATTTGGGATTTAAATGGTCGTATCCCTGGTCCAACGTTACGGGCAAAAGCAGGGGAACGGGTACGAGTATTATTTCTCAATAAAGCTGGACATTCCCATTCTTTGCATTTTCATGGGGTTCATCCTTCAGATATGGATGGGGTGCGTCCAATTAGTAACGGTAAAGCAACTATATATGAATTTGATGCTGAACCCTATGGCGTTCACTTGTATCACTGCCATATTCAACCAGTTACCCGTCACATTGCTAAGGGTTTGTATGGAATGTTTATTATTGATCCTCCTAAACCCCGTCCCCCTGCTGATGAAATTGTACTGGTAATGTCTGGGTATGATGTGAATGATGATAACCGGAATGAATATTACGCATTTAATGGTGTGCCGCATCACTATATGCACCATCCTATCCAGATTTATCAAAATCAATTAATTCGGTTATATGTTCTAAATATTATTGAATTTGACCCAGCTGTAACGTTTCACCTCCACGCCAATTTTTTTGATGTTTATCGTTCTGGGATGACTATGACTCCCAGTGAAAAAACGGATGTTTTAACTATGGGTGTTGCAGAAAGGCACATTTTGGAATTTGCGTTTCGTTATCCGGGTAAGTATATGTTTCATCCGCATCAGGATGCTGTGGCTGAAAACGGATGTATGGGACAGTTTGAAGTCATAGCTGAAAAAGATACTAAAACTCCCGTCAAGCAAACCTGACCTAACTTTTGAGTATCGTTGCCAATATTCTTTTCTCTCAATTTTGAGAATAATTTGCATTTGTAGAAGCAAATTATCACTTGTGCTTACTTGTAGCAATTTAAAGCAGGGTGTTAAGCCATAAGGAAAAACGTAAAAATGGAAGAAAATTTAAGCAATTTACTAAACTTACCAGGAGTAACAGTAGAATTTTGGCATTATTCACACAGTTCCGTTAGTTTTAATTTGAGCATTATTGTCTCAGGAATTCACTGTCCTCATTGCCGTAAATATACAGCAGAATTACATCAAGTTAGACCTATTTTAGTTAGAGATTTACCCACTTTTGGTAAACAAGTTTACTTGAATTTACCGCGTCGTCAGTTTTATTGTCGATTTTGTCAACGTTACGTCACAGAACAACTAGAATTTATTAATTGGCGCAGAAAGTACACAAAAAGATACGAAGATTCCAGGCGTTCACCTGGGAATGAGTATCTGAATTAAGTAGGTAGGCGTTGAAAATTATCGTTGTGGCAAGGCAAAAGGCAAGAGGGGAGAGACTTTTAGAGATTTTACATTTTGTTACATACCTTGGTTTTTTTCTGCCAACTTACTTAGATTACTTAGATTATAAGTGTTAATGTTTGGGACTTAACCAATGTATGTTAAAAAATGATTAAATTATACTCCTAATCCATTCAATTAGTTGATAAAGATTAGCATTTATGCTAAATCAAGATAGATTACTAATCATAATACTTATCACTTTTATAAATTTTTGACTATACAGCCAAAAACCTGCACCTAATCCCCCATACTGGAGTAAAAATGATTAAATCTCGTTACATATTATTATCTATTGCAGCGTGTGTTATAGTTTTTCTGAGTTCTTGTTCAGAAAACACACCCACAGCAGAAACTCCATCTACACCAGCAGCTAACACTACTGCTCAAGTTAAGGAAGCAAGCGTCCACAGTGGTCACGGTGGGAAAGCCAAAATTAATATCAATAGTGCTATTTTGTCCGAATTGGATAAATTTGAAGCTAAACTCGGTGTTCCAGCGTTATCTAACAAAATTCAAGCTAGTCGTCCCTATGCGTCTCCAGAAGATTTAGTCAGCAAAAAAGTCATTACTCAGCAGCAGTTTGACGAAATTAAAGATATGGTAACTGTTGAGGAAGTGGTACTCTCAGGAGAAGCGAAAGATGTTGACTACATGACAAAATTGGGATTAATGAAAGGACATCTTTTAGTAGCCAAAGAACTCCTAGAGCAAAATCAGCCGAAACAAGCCGAACCCCATATTGGACATCCAGTTGAAGAGATTTATGTTGATGTTGAAGAGCAACTAAATGAACGCAAAGTCAAAGAATTTAAAACGAATTTGGTGAGTTTGACTGACTTAGTCAAATCTAATCCTAAAGATGCCAAAATTAAAACTAATTTTACCACTTCGATGGCAAATGTGGATGGTGCGATCGCAGCCTTACCAGCCGAACAACGCTCAAAACAAGAATTTGTGTTACAGGTAATTAATGGGTTGCTAGATGCAGCTAACGCAGAATATGGCGCAGCAGTGGCAAAAGGCAAAATTACCGCACCTATTGAATATCAAGACTCTCGCGGTTTTGTAGTCTACTCCCATGAACTATATAAAACCATTTCTAGCCAAATGGCTCAAGCAAATCCAGAAGCACACAAAGCCATAGATACAGCTTTAACAGAACTGCTGAAAGTTTGGCCTGCTGCTATTCCACCCATCCAAGCGGTGAAAACTCCTGATGATGTTACCAAGTTAGTGAAAACCATAGAGGAAAACACCCAAAAAGTGCTGGAAAAAACTAACACTAAAGCACAAAATTAGTATTTTCACACCCTTGGAAACACAGAATAACAGGTTTAAAATGAGTGAGAAGAGAAGAAATAGTTAGGAGTTAAGAGTCAGGATAGTTTAATTTTTCAACAGATGAGAAGAGTGTAACTTCTAACTCATAACTGATAACTCATCACTCTTCATTTGTAATTCTGCTTATCTTACACAACTGATGCAAGAACTCGACCACCAAAAGACAATTGACATACTCAACGCCATCATGGAATTTGAACTAGCTGGGGTAGTTCGCTACACCCATTATTCCTTGATGGTGACTGGGCCAAACCGCATCCCAATTGTAGCTTTTTTCAAAGCCCAAGCTAGTGAATCTTTGCTTCATGCCCAACAAGTAGGAGAAATTCTCACAGGTTTAGAGGGACATCCTACTCTAAGAATCGCCCCAATGGAAGAAACTTTCAAACATACAGTCAAGGATATCTTGAAAGAAAGTTTATCCCATGAAAAGAAAGCTCTAGATATGTACAAAAGTCTTCTAGAAACCGTCACTGATGCCAGCATCTATCTAGAAGAATTCGCCCGCGGCATGATTGGACAAGAAGAGATGCACAATCTCGAACTGAAAAAAATGTTGCGCGATTTCAGCTAATATTTCCAAGTTATTGGTCACTAGTTCAAGGACTAATGACCAATGACTAATAACTAATGACTAATAAATATGAATTTTAGTACCGCTTTACCTACTTTTGTTATTACCCTCCGCGAAGGAGTAGAAGCTGCCCTGGTTGTGGGTATTGTCCTAGCATTATTAAAAAAAGCCAAACAATCTCGACTGAACCCTTGGGTATATGCTGGTGTTGCTGTTGGTATTGTTGTTAGTGCTTTAATCGGTATTTTATTCACTGGAGTCATTAAATTTTTAGGATCTATTAACCCTCAATACACCTCTGTAGTTGAACCAATATTAGAAGGTGTTTTTAGTTTGTTAGCAATAGTCATGCTGAGTTGGATGCTGATTTGGATGACTAAACAAGCTAGATTTATGAAAGCGCAAGTTGAAGGAGCAGTTACACAAGCATTAACACAAAACTCAAATGCTGGTTGGGGGGTTTTTAGTTTAATTTTAGTTGCTGTAGTGCGCGAAGGTTTTGAAACCGTTTTATTTGTAGCAGCAAATTTTCAACAAGGTTTATTACCCAGTTTAGGCGCACTTGGTGGTTTAGCAGTAGCAGCAACAATGGGTGTTTTGTTATTTAAATGGGGTGTGAAAATTAATATTCGCCAATTCTTCCAATTCATGGGCGTTTTATTAATTTTAATTGTGGCTGGTTTGGTAGTTTCAGCTTTACAACATTTTGATACTGCCATGTCTAGTTTGGCACTTAGCAGTCGCGCATCTGAAAACCTTTGTTTTTATTACGAACACTTTACTAAAGTTCACTCTTGCATCTTAGGTCCAATTGTTTGGAATACTACCAAAATCTTACCTGATGAAAAGTTTCCTGGTATTATTCTTAAATCTTTATTTGGCTACACAGATAAACTCTATTTAGTGCAAGCAGTAGGATATTTGGTGTTTTTACTAAGCATCGGTAGTTTATATTTCCGCAGTATCATGGGTGGAAAAAGTCAAAAACAAAAAAATGTCCCCATTCCTCAAAAATAGCACTAGACCTACTAAGTAAGTGGGCGTTAAAAATTGTCGTTATGACAAGGGAACTCTTAACGGGGAACGGGGAAGAGGGTTTTGGTGAATTTACTTTTTGTTACATACTACTCTTCGAGAAGCCGCTACGCGTCTACGGTTTTTTCCCACCGACTTACTTAAACCCAGATGCCTAACTTCTTGAAGAAGTCGGGGATATATTACTTACTCACAATATTTTCTTCAACTCCTGACAAGTTTTTTCAATCGCATCTATACTACCAGGATTTACTAATCCGTAATAATCAAAAACATACACTCGATTATTTTTAGTGGCTCGTAATTTCTGCCAAAAAGGTTCTTTTTTCAAGGAATCTAAAAGCCTCGGTTCAGCATTAACGACAATTAAAACTTCTGGATTTGCTTCTAATACTTTCTCAGCAGAAAGTGTCACATATCCACCAATGGGACTATTACCTTGTAATTCAGCGGCGATATTTTTCGCTCCAAACTTGGACATTAAATCTCCAGCCCAACTGTTTTTATTTGGTGTTAGAATCGGTTGACGACTTACCAAAATTAACGTAGATGAAGTTTGATTTTGCTGTTCAGGTAAAAGTTTTTTGTAACTAGTTAATAACGGTTGGGGGTCTACATCAATTTTTTTAGCTAGTGTTTTAGTTAATTCTTCTAAAGATTTCCAGCTATTTATTTTTGTGGATAAAGTCGGTATTTTTAACTGCTTGAGTTTTTGCAAAGGTACGTCAGAAAAACCTGCTGCACCAATCACTAAATCTGGTTTCAAAGAAACAATTTTTTCTAAATTTGGTGCATTTTGCCCCTCGCTAACACGAGGAATATCTTTAAATCTAGAGTCATTTTTAAATAAGCTACTACCAGTAATTCCTACTAACTTATTTGGATCTAAATGAGAGATAATATCAGCAGAGAGTGACGAAAGTGCAACAACTCTTTTAGCTGCACTTTTTGGTAATATTTGTTCTGTGATGATATCTGATTCTGCTGATGGTTTTTGATTTGTTGTTGTGGTACAGGAGAATAAGAAAAGAGTTAAGATGAGTGCTATTGCAGATGATTTCCAACGCATAATTATTTTTTTATTATTTTTTCAACGCAGACGAATACAGAGTTCTTTGAGATTACGAGAAAATGATTGTATTCCTATTATGGCTTAAGTAGCTATAAATTGCTGTAAATCTTCTGGGGTATTACAGTTAAATAGCATATCTGGTTCTGATAATGGTAAATGTGCGACTGGATATAATTTCAGCCACTCTTGAAAAGAGCGTCCCCCTTGGTTGAGAAAATCTAATAATAGGGGTAAACAGTGACTGCGATAAAAACCACAAAGAGGTTCCCAACCTTGAGTATTTTTTACTAAACAAGCAATATTTTCTGTTTCTACATTATCTAGTCTATTCACCCAATCTTGCAACACTTCAACTCGCAAGTTGGGTAAGTCACAAGCTAACAATAACACCCATTCTGTTTTTACTTTCTCCAGTCCTTGTGTAAAACCTACTAGGGGTCCTTGTGTGTTACTGAGGTTTTCTTGGATAAATTCACATCCAGGTAACTGCAAATTTTGATATCTGTCTGGCCAGAGTGTGACTATATATATGGTATCAGTGCAACTCTTGGCGACATTGCAAACTTTTTCTAATAAGGGTATTCCCTGAATAGGAATTAAGGCTTTATCTTTTCCCATCCTGGAACTTTTACCACCTGCTAAAACTATGGCGCTTACAGTAGTCATATCAATCCGATAATTTTTAATTATCTGATAGCGTAGCGTGGCGCAAGCCATATTTACTCGGAGAGGGAGGGAACTCTTAACAGGAAACAGAAACTGTTTATGAATAATTTAGGATTGCGATATAAATCCTTTAATATTGTCAATCCTGATACTGACAAAAAACATACCCTCCACTTACAAACAACTACATCCTGTAAATCCTTAAATCCTAGATATCCTGATACTGACAAAAAAAATCTCAATATTTTACGGATGCTGACTCCAGGAGATGTATTAACTATCATCCACTAGGAAACAGTATAAACGCTATGTCTGAATATAATCAAGCAGTTGCTAAAGAGGTCAACCACTTAGCAGCTATCAATAATATAGGGTTCATTAAATATGAACAGGGAGACAAGGAAGCAGCGATTCAACAATGGCAACAAGCCGTAAAAATTAACAATCAATCTGCTGAAGCCACTTTAGCTTTAGCGGTAGCTTTGTATAGTCAAGGAGAACAAAAACAGGCTTATTATTTAGCGGAAACTGCATTAAAGTTAGACAAAAACTTTGCAGAGTTTCACTGGATGAAAAAAAATCTTTGGGGTCAAAGTATGATTACTGATGCTCAGAAATTCCTATCTACTCCTCCAATGAGAACTTTATTATCACAGTTGCGTTAGGATTAATATTTCGTATTATATTTATAATCCCTGATTTTTCCAAATAATTCAGGGATATTATTTTTCATCTTTTTAGCGTAAAATTATCTCATCTAGATAGAGTAGAGTTTAACAACTATGACTCAAGAATTAATAGACCTCAGAAATAGTATTTTACAAGGACGTTACGCAGATGCTTTAGCAATGGTGGACGAATTAGAAGGAATGAGTAAACAAGCTATCCTGGGCAATATCCAATCTTATGTAAGGATTTTGCTCATTCATTTAATTAAAAATCAAATAGAACAGCGTTTAACAAATTCTTGGTCTGCTTCTATTCGTAATTCCATCAGAGAAATTAAAAAGATCAATATTAAATAAAATAAACAATCATACTACATCAATCAAGATGGGTGGGAAAATTTTATTGAAGAAGAAGTGATTGAAGATGCTATCCCTGATGCAAGTTTGGAAGTTATGAATGGGATTTATAACCAATTCCAACTAGCGGAAATAATAGATAGAAAACAGTTAATGACAACTGCTTTAAAATTCCTCAATTTAACTTATTCCTATTCACCTAAAGAATTACCTGCTGTTGTTGCAGAAACATTAACTCAATTAAGTAACTTGGCACAATTAAATATAAAACCTCTCTCCAAACCTCTCCCCTACCAGGGGAGAAGCTTTGACTCCCCCTTCCCTAGTAGGGAAGGGGGCTGGGGGGTTAGGTTTATATTATATTTTTTAACGCCCACTTACTTACCTGGTGGTGAAGATTGGAAAACAGGAAAAAGGTGATCAGTTATCAGGAGTCAGGAGGTAAATTTTTCACCCCATCACCCCATCACCCCATCACCCCATCTCTACTGTCACCTAACCTCTATTTTGACTACGTTGAACCTGTTCCAACAACTCTTCCAAACTCCCTGGTGCAGGAAGACATTTCAACCCTTGACACACTAAACCCACACTTCCCTCCGGTAAATCTGATACCTTGGAAAAAGCAGTAGTTGGTAGATAATTGGACATTAATGGCTTTATCTGCACAGTGGTACTACGAATCAATGTAGAATTACGATACCAATCTAAAGCCGTAAATAAACTAGGACAGGCTTGGGGAGAATCACTCATTACGCCTTTAAAAGCTTTTAATCCTGATTCCGCTAAATCCAGATAATGTAAATTATCAGTGAGTAGGGATAATCTCACTAAATTTGCGATCGCAATCCCATTGGCTGAAGGTGTAGCATTATCCATATAACTACGCTCCCGCACAATTA includes these proteins:
- a CDS encoding CbtB domain-containing protein: MTAFSPSSVLQKTAGITLSKPVQVTLYMMLSSLVIWTVFFSNYPPAHNTAHSARHHTLGVACH
- a CDS encoding multicopper oxidase domain-containing protein, whose product is MSDNFTLGKEKFWNRRQLLKLGIAAGGTIGAAALWQMMNVKNHAKVRIPSMEMDASTNNGVNPMQMLRNFDYGTLKQENGRTIREFQLTAGTSTIQLNSAVSYNIWDLNGRIPGPTLRAKAGERVRVLFLNKAGHSHSLHFHGVHPSDMDGVRPISNGKATIYEFDAEPYGVHLYHCHIQPVTRHIAKGLYGMFIIDPPKPRPPADEIVLVMSGYDVNDDNRNEYYAFNGVPHHYMHHPIQIYQNQLIRLYVLNIIEFDPAVTFHLHANFFDVYRSGMTMTPSEKTDVLTMGVAERHILEFAFRYPGKYMFHPHQDAVAENGCMGQFEVIAEKDTKTPVKQT
- a CDS encoding transposase family protein — encoded protein: MEENLSNLLNLPGVTVEFWHYSHSSVSFNLSIIVSGIHCPHCRKYTAELHQVRPILVRDLPTFGKQVYLNLPRRQFYCRFCQRYVTEQLEFINWRRKYTKRYEDSRRSPGNEYLN
- a CDS encoding ComEA family DNA-binding protein; amino-acid sequence: MIKSRYILLSIAACVIVFLSSCSENTPTAETPSTPAANTTAQVKEASVHSGHGGKAKININSAILSELDKFEAKLGVPALSNKIQASRPYASPEDLVSKKVITQQQFDEIKDMVTVEEVVLSGEAKDVDYMTKLGLMKGHLLVAKELLEQNQPKQAEPHIGHPVEEIYVDVEEQLNERKVKEFKTNLVSLTDLVKSNPKDAKIKTNFTTSMANVDGAIAALPAEQRSKQEFVLQVINGLLDAANAEYGAAVAKGKITAPIEYQDSRGFVVYSHELYKTISSQMAQANPEAHKAIDTALTELLKVWPAAIPPIQAVKTPDDVTKLVKTIEENTQKVLEKTNTKAQN
- a CDS encoding ferritin-like domain-containing protein translates to MQELDHQKTIDILNAIMEFELAGVVRYTHYSLMVTGPNRIPIVAFFKAQASESLLHAQQVGEILTGLEGHPTLRIAPMEETFKHTVKDILKESLSHEKKALDMYKSLLETVTDASIYLEEFARGMIGQEEMHNLELKKMLRDFS
- a CDS encoding FTR1 family iron permease, whose protein sequence is MNFSTALPTFVITLREGVEAALVVGIVLALLKKAKQSRLNPWVYAGVAVGIVVSALIGILFTGVIKFLGSINPQYTSVVEPILEGVFSLLAIVMLSWMLIWMTKQARFMKAQVEGAVTQALTQNSNAGWGVFSLILVAVVREGFETVLFVAANFQQGLLPSLGALGGLAVAATMGVLLFKWGVKINIRQFFQFMGVLLILIVAGLVVSALQHFDTAMSSLALSSRASENLCFYYEHFTKVHSCILGPIVWNTTKILPDEKFPGIILKSLFGYTDKLYLVQAVGYLVFLLSIGSLYFRSIMGGKSQKQKNVPIPQK
- a CDS encoding ABC transporter substrate-binding protein, which encodes MRWKSSAIALILTLFLFSCTTTTNQKPSAESDIITEQILPKSAAKRVVALSSLSADIISHLDPNKLVGITGSSLFKNDSRFKDIPRVSEGQNAPNLEKIVSLKPDLVIGAAGFSDVPLQKLKQLKIPTLSTKINSWKSLEELTKTLAKKIDVDPQPLLTSYKKLLPEQQNQTSSTLILVSRQPILTPNKNSWAGDLMSKFGAKNIAAELQGNSPIGGYVTLSAEKVLEANPEVLIVVNAEPRLLDSLKKEPFWQKLRATKNNRVYVFDYYGLVNPGSIDAIEKTCQELKKIL
- a CDS encoding molybdenum cofactor guanylyltransferase, producing MTTVSAIVLAGGKSSRMGKDKALIPIQGIPLLEKVCNVAKSCTDTIYIVTLWPDRYQNLQLPGCEFIQENLSNTQGPLVGFTQGLEKVKTEWVLLLACDLPNLRVEVLQDWVNRLDNVETENIACLVKNTQGWEPLCGFYRSHCLPLLLDFLNQGGRSFQEWLKLYPVAHLPLSEPDMLFNCNTPEDLQQFIAT
- a CDS encoding tetratricopeptide repeat protein is translated as MSEYNQAVAKEVNHLAAINNIGFIKYEQGDKEAAIQQWQQAVKINNQSAEATLALAVALYSQGEQKQAYYLAETALKLDKNFAEFHWMKKNLWGQSMITDAQKFLSTPPMRTLLSQLR